A single Saccopteryx bilineata isolate mSacBil1 chromosome 9, mSacBil1_pri_phased_curated, whole genome shotgun sequence DNA region contains:
- the LOC136313086 gene encoding transmembrane protein 254-like isoform X1, translating to MEAGRSAREAPPQARPPSPRLAVPGCAIQGCAAAMAAAADDEAYFQRGSLFWLTVITLSFGYYTWVVFWPQSVPYENLGPLGSFSQYLVDHHHTLLHNGYWLAWLIHVGESLYAMALCKSKGITSGRAQLLWFLQTFLFGIASLSILIAFRPKHQKQT from the exons ATGGAAGCAGGGAGGAGCGCTCGCGAGGCCCCGCCCCAGGCCCGGCCTCCGTCTCCGCGCCTAGCGGTGCCCGGCTGCGCGATCCAGGGATGCGCTGCAGCGATGGCGGCGGCCGCAGACGATGAGGCTTACTTCCAGAGGGGCAGTCTGTTCTGGCTCACCGTCATCACCCTCTCCTTTGGCTACTACACG tgggttgtcttctgGCCTCAGAGTGTTCCTTATGAGAACCTAGGGCCCCTGGGCTCGTTCAGTCAGTACTTGGTGGACCATCATCACACCCTCCTGCACAATGG ATATTGGCTTGCCTGGCTGATTCACGTGGGAGAGTCCTTGTATGCCATGGCATTGTGCAA gTCTAAAGGCATCACGAGTGGTCGGGCTCAGCTACTCTGGTTCCTGCAGACTTTCCTCTTTGGGATAGCCTCCCTCTCCATCTTGATTGCTTTCAGACCAAAACACCAGAAACAAACTTGA
- the LOC136313086 gene encoding transmembrane protein 254-like isoform X3: MVAGKSEAGKATTAYFRTARPLPSLVTLLGLVYFAWVVFWPQSVPYENLGPLGSFSQYLVDHHHTLLHNGYWLAWLIHVGESLYAMALCKSKGITSGRAQLLWFLQTFLFGIASLSILIAFRPKHQKQT, encoded by the exons ATGGTGGCAGGGAAGTCGGAGGCCGGCAAGGCTACCACCGCCTACTTCCGCACAGCCAGACCCCTTCCCTCGCTGGTCACACTGCTTGGGCTGGTCTATTTCGCG tgggttgtcttctgGCCTCAGAGTGTTCCTTATGAGAACCTAGGGCCCCTGGGCTCGTTCAGTCAGTACTTGGTGGACCATCATCACACCCTCCTGCACAATGG ATATTGGCTTGCCTGGCTGATTCACGTGGGAGAGTCCTTGTATGCCATGGCATTGTGCAA gTCTAAAGGCATCACGAGTGGTCGGGCTCAGCTACTCTGGTTCCTGCAGACTTTCCTCTTTGGGATAGCCTCCCTCTCCATCTTGATTGCTTTCAGACCAAAACACCAGAAACAAACTTGA
- the LOC136313086 gene encoding transmembrane protein 254-like isoform X2 yields MEAGRSAREAPPQARPPSPRLAVPGCAIQGCAAAMAAAADDEAYFQRGSLFWLTVITLSFGYYTWVVFWPQSVPYENLGPLGSFSQYLVDHHHTLLHNGYWLAWLIHVGESLYAMALCKASLNQSPENTKGQLWV; encoded by the exons ATGGAAGCAGGGAGGAGCGCTCGCGAGGCCCCGCCCCAGGCCCGGCCTCCGTCTCCGCGCCTAGCGGTGCCCGGCTGCGCGATCCAGGGATGCGCTGCAGCGATGGCGGCGGCCGCAGACGATGAGGCTTACTTCCAGAGGGGCAGTCTGTTCTGGCTCACCGTCATCACCCTCTCCTTTGGCTACTACACG tgggttgtcttctgGCCTCAGAGTGTTCCTTATGAGAACCTAGGGCCCCTGGGCTCGTTCAGTCAGTACTTGGTGGACCATCATCACACCCTCCTGCACAATGG ATATTGGCTTGCCTGGCTGATTCACGTGGGAGAGTCCTTGTATGCCATGGCATTGTGCAA GGCGTCCTTGAACCAATCCCCTGAAAATACTAAGGGCCAACTGTGG gTCTAA